Proteins from a single region of Apium graveolens cultivar Ventura chromosome 7, ASM990537v1, whole genome shotgun sequence:
- the LOC141673272 gene encoding uncharacterized protein LOC141673272 encodes MGDYRSNSYGNGGLQMERYYGARSSAANPRDFRSYSASSYTSTYTAPPVQNKEMQLKKGKSVNGTSSKSSIFSDPEFQRKRRVASYKVYSVEGKVKGSLRKSFSWLKNRFYELF; translated from the coding sequence ATGGGGGATTACAGATCAAATTCATATGGTAATGGAGGATTGCAGATGGAAAGATACTACGGCGCCAGAAGCTCTGCAGCAAATCCTCGAGATTTCAGGTCTTACAGTGCTTCTTCATACACATCAACATATACAGCTCCACCTGTTCAAAACAAGGAAATGCAGTTGAAGAAGGGTAAAAGTGTCAACGGAACATCTTCGAAATCATCGATATTCAGTGATCCAGAGTTTCAGAGGAAGAGAAGAGTTGCTAGCTATAAAGTCTACTCTGTCGAAGGGAAAGTTAAAGGGTCTCTCAGAAAGAGTTTCAGCTGGCTCAAGAATAGGTTCTATGAATTGTTCTAG
- the LOC141671379 gene encoding eukaryotic initiation factor 4A-2, translating into MAGAAPEGSQFDARQFDAKMTEILGAEGEEFFTSYDEVYDSFDAMGLQENLLRGIYAYGFEKPSAIQQRGIVPFCKGLDVIQQAQSGTGKTATFCSGVLQQLDYGVVECQALVLAPTRELAQQIEKVMRALGDYLGVKVHACVGGTSVREDQRILSSGVHVVVGTPGRVFDMLRRQSLRSDYIKMFVLDEADEMLSRGFKDQIYDIFQLLPPKVQVGVFSATMPPEALEITRKFMNKPVRILVKRDELTLEGIKQFYVNVDKEEWKLETLCDLYETLAITQSVIFVNTRRKVDWLTDKMRSRDHTVSATHGDMDQNTRDIIMREFRSGSSRVLITTDLLARGIDVQQVSLVINYDLPTQPENYLHRIGRSGRFGRKGVAINFVTKDDDRMLVDIQKFYNVVVEELPANVADLL; encoded by the exons ATGGCTGGAGCTGCACCAGAAGGTTCTCAATTCGATGCACGTCAATTTGATGCAAAAATGACTGAGAT ACTTGGTGCTGAGGGAGAAGAATTCTTCACATCATATGATGAGGTTTATGACAGTTTTGATGCTATGGGACTGCAGGAAAATCTTTTGAGAGGCATTTATGCTTACG GTTTCGAGAAGCCTTCAGCAATTCAGCAGCGGGGAATTGTTCCATTCTGCAAGGGGCTAGATGTTATTCAACAAGCACAATCTGGTACCGGGAAAACAGCAACTTTTTGCTCCGGAGTCTTGCAACAGCTTGATTATGGTGTTGTTGAATGTCAAGCTTTAGTTCTTGCTCCTACTCGTGAACTTGCGCAACAAATTGAGAAGGTTATGAGAGCACTTGGTGACTATCTTGGTGTGAAGGTTCATGCTTGTGTGGGTGGAACTAGTGTCCGCGAAGATCAGCGAATTCTCTCAAGTGGAGTTCATGTCGTGGTTGGTACCCCTGGACGTGTATTTGACATGTTGCGAAGGCAATCACTTCGTTCTGATTACATCAAGATGTTTGTTCTGGACGAAGCAGATGAAATGCTCTCAAGAGGTTTCAAGGATCAG ATCTATGATATCTTTCAGTTGCTACCACCAAAAGTTCAGGTTGGAGTTTTCTCTGCTACCATGCCTCCTGAGGCTCTTGAAATTACAAGAAAATTTATGAACAAGCCAGTTAGGATTCTTGTAAAGAGAGATGAGCTTACTCTTGAGGGTATTAAACAGTTTTATGTAAATGTTGACAAAGAGGAATGGAAACTGGAAACACTGTGTGATCTATACGAGACTTTGGCCATTACGCAGAGTGTGATTTTTGTCAATACGAGGCGCAAGGTTGATTGGCTCACTGACAAAATGCGCAGCCGCGATCACACAGTATCCGCCACTCATGGAGACATGGATCAGAATACTAGAGATATAATTATGCGTGAATTTCGCTCTGGTTCTTCTCGTGTGCTCATTACAACTGATCTCCTGGCACGTGGTATAGATGTCCAGCAAGTGTCCCTTGTGATTAACTATGATTTGCCGACTCAGCCAGAGAATTACCTTCATCGGATTGGTCGTAGTGGACGTTTTGGAAGGAAAGGTGTTGCGATCAACTTTGTTACCAAGGATGATGACAGGATGTTGGTTGACATACAGAAGTTTTATAATGTAGTGGTCGAGGAATTGCCAGCTAATGTTGCCGATCTTCTTTAG
- the LOC141673273 gene encoding uncharacterized protein LOC141673273: protein MRFEKGSTSVAILEEQLLERDAVLDDVKASLFRAQQRTQKYADAGRRDVVFQVGEQVFLKLQPYCQHSLARCPCEKLSTRFYGPFSILERVGNIAYRLQLPSGTHIHPVFHVSQLKKAIGTQPASSIIPPQLTTDMVLDVQPERILNVRPAKNHPSSTQVLIKWTGLQD from the coding sequence ATGCGTTTTGAAAAAGGAAGTACATCAGTGGCTATATTGGAAGAACAGTTGCTAGAAAGGGACGCTGTGTTGGATGATGTTAAGGCGTCGTTGTTTCGTGCACAACAGCGAACGCAAAAATATGCTGATGCAGGTCGCCGTGATGTGGTTTTTCAAGTGGGGGAACAAGTGTTTTTAAAACTGCAGCCGTATTGTCAACATTCCTTGGCTAGATGTCCTTGTGAGAAGCTTTCAACACGTTTCTATGGGCCTTTTTCTATCCTAGAGCGAGTTGGCAATATTGCTTATCGCTTGCAGCTTCCTTCAGGCACCCATATCCACCCTGTTTTTCACGTCTCACAGTTAAAAAAGGCAATTGGAACACAACCTGCATCGTCAATAATTCCTCCCCAGTTAACTACTGATATGGTTCTGGACGTCCAACCTGAACGGATTCTCAATGTGCGACCTGCCAAGAACCATCCCAGCAGCACACAAGTTTTGATTAAGTGGACAGGGTTACAGGATTAG
- the LOC141672352 gene encoding eukaryotic initiation factor 4A-2-like, with the protein MAGVAPEGSQFDARQFDAKMTEILGAEGEEFFTSYDEVYDSFDAMGLHENLLRGIYAYGFEKPSAIQQRGIVPFCKGLDVIQQAQSGTGKTATFCSGVLQQLDYGVVECQALVLAPTRELAQQIEKVMRALGDYLGVKVHTCVGGTVVREDQRILSSGVHVVVGTPGRVFDMLRRQSLRSDYMKMFVLDEADEMLSRGFKDQIYDIFQLLPPKVQVGVFSATMPPEALEITRKFMNKPVRILVKRDELTLEGIKQFYVNVDKEEWKLETLCDLYETLAITQSVIFINTRRKVDWLTDKMRSRDHTVSATHGDMDQNTRDIIMREFRSGSSRVLITTDLLARGIDVQQVSLVINYDLPTQPENYLHRIGRSGRFGRKGVAINFVTKDDDRMLIDIQRFYNVVVEELPANVADLL; encoded by the exons ATGGCTGGAGTTGCACCTGAAGGTTCTCAATTTGATGCACGTCAATTTGACGCTAAAATGACCGAGAT ACTTGGTGCTGAGGGAGAAGAATTCTTCACATCATATGATGAGGTTTATGACAGTTTTGATGCTATGGGATTGCATGAAAACCTTTTGAGGGGCATCTATGCTTATG gttttgagaAGCCATCCGCAATCCAGCAGCGAGGAATTGTTCCATTCTGCAAGGGGCTAGATGTTATTCAACAGGCACAATCTGGTACCGGGAAAACCGCAACTTTTTGCTCTGGAGTTTTGCAACAGCTTGATTATGGTGTTGTTGAATGTCAAGCATTGGTTCTTGCTCCCACTCGTGAACTAGCACAGCAAATTGAGAAGGTTATGCGAGCACTCGGTGACTATCTTGGTGTGAAGGTTCATACCTGTGTGGGTGGAACTGTTGTCCGCGAAGATCAGCGAATTCTCTCAAGTGGAGTTCATGTCGTGGTTGGTACTCCTGGCCGTGTATTCGACATGTTGCGAAGACAATCACTTCGTTCAGATTACATGAAGATGTTTGTTCTCGACGAAGCGGATGAAATGCTCTCAAGAGGTTTCAAGGATCAG ATTTACGATATCTTTCAGTTGTTACCGCCGAAAGTTCAGGTTGGAGTTTTCTCCGCCACTATGCCTCCTGAGGCTCTTGAAATTACTAGGAAATTTATGAATAAGCCTGTGAGGATTCTCGTAAAGAGAGATGAGCTTACTCTAGAGGGTATTAAACAGTTTTATGTAAATGTTGACAAGGAGGAATGGAAACTGGAAACACTCTGTGATCTATACGAGACTTTGGCCATTACCCAGAGTGTGATTTTCATCAATACCAGGCGCAAGGTTGATTGGCTGACTGACAAAATGCGCAGCCGTGATCACACAGTATCCGCCACTCATGGAGACATGGATCAGAATACGAGAGATATAATTATGCGTGAATTTCGCTCTGGTTCTTCTCGTGTGCTTATTACAACTGATCTCTTGGCACGTGGTATAGATGTCCAGCAAGTGTCCCTTGTGATTAACTATGATCTACCGACTCAGCCAGAGAACTATCTTCATCGGATTGGACGTAGTGGACGTTTCGGAAGGAAGGGTGTTGCAATCAACTTTGTTACCAAGGATGATGACAGGATGCTGATAGACATACAGAGGTTTTATAATGTAGTAGTTGAGGAGCTGCCGGCAAATGTTGCCGATCTTCTTTAG